TTCCCGCTCCAAAGACTTTTAATTGATAAAAAAATCCATGCCGCGGGATAGAGCAGCCTGGTAGCTCGTCGGGCTCATAACCCGAAGGTCGTAAGTTCAAATCTTGCTCCCGCCACCAATTAAAATTTAAACCAGCTGTTAACAGCTGGTTTTTTTATATATTTTTTGTTTTCTTCTACTTTTTTATAGGGTATAATATAAACTACATTATTGAGGGTGTATTTTTAGGAGGAAATTTATGAAAATAAAAAATCAGAGTTTATATGGACAAAATTCCGAAATAGAAGAAAAAATAGGGGATAGGTCCGTAAATTCCTTTATTAAGGTCAGGGGATGGATACTCATCATAGCTACCCTGGGTTTGGCAATATTCAGTCTTTTAAATATAGCCAGTGCGAGTTTTTATACCTCTATGAGATTTTATAAAACAGAATATTTTTTTGTAAAGAGGCAATTTTTGTTTCTTTTAGCTGGGATAGTCCCCTTATTTATGGGGTTAGGAATTAACTATAGATGGTATGAAAAAAAACAAGCCATTAAACTAATAGTTATCCTTACATTTATTTTATTTGGAGTTGTTGCCATAGGAACGGCCTTTGGGATCGATTCCCTGGTGCCAATTAGGAATGGGAGCAGACGTTGGATAGATTTTAAAATTGTTAAACTGCAGCCCTCTGAGCTGTTAAAAATTGCATATATCATCTTAATCGCCAAGGGACTCAATGCCTGTAAGCAGAGAAATTACAAAAATAAGGATGTGATATACACTATATTTCCATTTGTATTATTCTTTGTTTTATCTGTTTTTTTTCAAAGGGACCTGGGAACAGCCCTGCACTATATAGCTATCTCATTTATCATGATATTTTTTTCAGATATAGAATTGAAACATATATTTAAATTTATCGCTGTAATTGTCGTGATAGGAATAACCTATGGAAGTTATGCATACTTTATAGGAGATGACAGCTCCTATAGAAATAGGAGGATAAAAGCCTATGTAAATGGTGTAATCTATGATGATTATGACAATGGAGACGGGTATCAGATAAAACAATCTCTCATAGCTGTAGGAAATGGCGGACTTATTGGTAAGGGACTGGGAAATGGAACTCAAAAGTACAGTTATCTTCCAGAGATACATACAGATTTTATCATGGCTTCTGTTGGAGAGGAATGGGGATTTGTAGGAGTTTCCATCATGTTTTTAACCTATATAATTATCCTGCAGATAGGAACAACCATTGCAAAATCAGCTTGTGACCACTTTGGTAAATACTTAGCCATTGGAATTACGGGCTACTTATTCAGCCAAATAATAATGAATGTATATGTCGTTACCGGACTTATGCCGGTCACGGGAATACCCCTGCCTCTTATGAGTTATGGCGGGACCTCTCTGTGGACCACCCTGTTTTCTATCGGAGTACTTTACAATATTAACAAACACTCTTTAAAGGGGGGATCGAAAGGTGCAAATCAAGAAGAAAGAAGTTCAGAATAAGATCTATCAGGGAGCTATGGAAGTTTTTAAAGAAAATGGATATAGGGGAGCAACCATGAAAGAAATATCGAAAAAATCCAAAGTCCCAATTGGAAATATATATCGATATTATGAAAATAAAGAAGTACTTTTTGACGACATAGTCTTTGAACTGTATTCAACTCTTAAATATAACCATATTCATGAGGATCTGAAGAAGATATCCTCTGATTTAAATCAAAAACCCAGGGTATTTTTAAATAATTATATAAATTTAGCTACCTCTAAACCTATGGAATTTTTTATTCTTTTTGACTCCTCTGCAGGAACAAAATATGAGAATTTTTTGGAGGAGCTGGTGGAGATAAGATGGGAAAAATATCTGGCTCATAAAAGAAAAAGCGGTGTTAAGGATGAAAATATCGATGAAGATTTTATTATGATTTTAATGAAATCAGCCATTACCAGTATTATCGACATATGTAAAAAATATAGCAACAATGAAAAATTATTGAGATATTATCTGATTAAATTTGATTATTTTTTTAGGAGTGATATAGGTGATAAACTTAAAGAAGTCAGTTTTCATACCAAAAATTAGTCTGTTCTTCCTCCTTAGTTTAACTTTGTTTTCTGCTCCTCTGAAAATAGGAGTGGGTTCGGAATTTAATGCTGAATTAGTAAATTTTATAATGGAACAGGATGAAACCCTGGATATAGAACTGGTCAGGTATGAAAATGATAAAAATTTAAATAGAGATCTTTTAAATGAAAAAATCGATGTTAATATTTTTCAGACTTTAGATTATCTAAATTCATATAATGACTTAAATAATACCTCCATCAGCTCCATAGGGGAAACCTATGGAGAACTCATGGGGCTCTACTCAAAAAAGCATAATTCCATCAAAAGTATGCCGATAGGAGCTGTCGTAGCTGTTCCTTGTGATCCATCCAATAAAAAGAGAGCATTGATTTTTTTAGAAAAGATGGGACTCATAAAGCTGGATTATGGGAAAAAAATTACAATAGAAGGAATATTCTCCAACCCTTTTAAAATAGAGATTGTAGGAGTTGAGAGTTCCACATTGCCCAGGTTTTTAGAAGTTGCTGACTATGTGATTTTAACTGGAGGGACAGCTTTTAGCGTGGGGTATACTCCGCAAACAGATTCGTTATTTTTGGAGAGTTTTAATAAAAAATATATAAATGTAATAGTTTCCAGGAAAAAAATGATCAAAAATAAAAAAATCATTGAATTTTCTGAGCTGGCCAAAAGCAAGGAGACTAAATTATTTATTTTAGAAAAATATGGAAATAACATAAGTTTTTTTTAAAATTTTTAGAAAACAAAAAACTCCTATGTCAAGGAAGACTTTTTTTTTTGTTTTTTAATCTTTTTCTACCCCTTATTTATCAATCTTAAACCTAAATATATAAATTTTATATACTCCTATTTTGTAAAATGGGTTAGACACTTTTTACTATATGTGGTAATATTTTTATTGGAATTAACTAAATATAGTGGAGTGATGTTAAATGAAAGTAGTTAAAAGAGATGGTAAAAAAGTTAACTTTGATGCAAATAAGATAATTTGTGCCATAAACAAGGCAGCTATTGCTTCCAAGGAAGATGTCAGTACTAAATTTGCCCTGGAAGTGGTAAATAAAATAGTAGATTTAAATAAAGATCTGAAAGTTGAAGAGATCCAAGATCTTGTAGAAAAAGAATTGATGAAAACATATCCGGATATGGCTAAAAACTATATCTTGTACAGAGATATGAGAAATATAGAGAGACACAAGAGAACGACTATAAAAAAATCTTTCGATGGTATAGTTACTGTGGAAAAAAACGATATAAACAATGAAAATGCAAATATGGCTGGTAATACTCCTGCCGGTCAAATGATGACATTTGCAAGTGAAACTACAAAGGACTATACACATAAATATCTATTGAATCCTGAATATTCAAATGCCCATATGGCTGGAGATATTCATATCCATGACTTAGATTATTATCCTACAAAAACTTCTACCTGCGTACAATACGACTTGCAAAAATTATTTACAAATGGATTTAAATCAAAGCATGGAAAGATCCGTGAGCCTAAATCTGTCTCAACATATGCTACACTGGCAACTATAATATTCCAAACAAACCAAAATGAACAGCATGGCGGTCAGGCTATACCAGCATTTGATTTTTTCATGGCTCCAGGAGTATTGAAATCATTTAGAAGACACCTTAGATACAGATCACTGACATTTTTAGATGCAGATTATATTGAGGACAAAAATAATGAATTAAAAGAGATTATAAATAATTCAATCACTACCATATCTGTCAGTGAAGATGTTAAAAATATATTAGCTGAAAAATTAGGAATGGACATGAAAACTGTCGATAAATTAATTAAAATTGCCTATGCAGATACGAAGAATGAAACCCATCAGGCTATGGAAGGATTTATCCATAACTTAAACACCATGCACTCCAGAGGGGGAAACCAGGTAGTATTCAGTTCTATCAACTATGGTACTGATTTCTCTGCTGAGGGTAGAATGGTTATAGAGGAGTTATTCAAAGCTACTGAAGAAGGATTAGGAGACTCTGAGACACCTGTATTCCCTATTCAAATATTCAAAGTAAAGACAGGAATATCTTTTTCGGAAAAAGACTTTGAATTAGCTGTAAATAACTGGGCAAAAGCAGCTAAGGGAGAGTTAGAGTTTGAAACTCCTAACTTTGATCTCTTTATCAGAGCCTGTGAAGTTACTTCTAAGAGATTATTCCCTAATTTCGTATTCTTAGACACACCGTTTAACTTCCATGAAAAATGGGATATAAATGATCCTGACAGATACTTATATGAAGTAGCTACAATGGGATGCAGAACCAGGGTATTTGAAAATGTCAGAGGAGACAAGACTTCTATTGGCCGTGGAAATGTATCGTTTACATCTATCAACATGCCCAGACTGGCTATCAAAGCCAGAAAGGAAGCTGTAGAAAAATTAGGAGAGAACTCATCGGAACTTGAAACACTGGCTGTAGAGTTATTCCACAAAAACGTAAAGGAGATGGCTTACTTTGTAGCTTCCCAGCTAAAAGACAGGTTTGAATTCCAAGGTTCGGCAGTAGCCAGACAATTCCCGTTTATGATGGAAAACGGTATCTGGGATGGGGGGCAGAACCTGAACCCCAATGATGACGTCAGGGATACCTTTGCATCAGGGACGTTAGGTATAGGATTTATCGGTGGTCATAATGCAATGATGGCTCTCTATGGTGAAGGTCATGGAAAGAACGACAAGGCATATAATGCCCTGTATAAGGCTGTCTCTGACATCAAGGATATTGCTGCAGAAAAGAGTAAGGAACATAAGTTAAATTTCTCAGCTCTGGCAACTCCTGCGGAAGGGTTATCTGGAAGATTTACAAAGATAGACCGTGAGAAGTTTGGTACCTTTGAAGGTGTAAATGACAGGGATTACTATATCAACTCATTCCATGTAGATGTGAAGGAAGATATATCTTCTATGGAAAAGATAAAGAGGGAAGCACCATTTCATGAGCTTACTCGTGGGGGACATATTACATATATAGAGTTAGACGGAGAAGCTAAGAAAAATATCCTGGCTATTATGAAGATAGTTCGTGCTATGCAGCAGGAGGGAATCGGATACGGATCGATCAATCATCCTGTAGACAGATGTAAATCTTGCGGATTCAAAGGAATCATAGAGTGTACATGCCCGGTATGTGGAGGAAAAGAGATATCCAG
This is a stretch of genomic DNA from Psychrilyobacter piezotolerans. It encodes these proteins:
- a CDS encoding FtsW/RodA/SpoVE family cell cycle protein — protein: MKIKNQSLYGQNSEIEEKIGDRSVNSFIKVRGWILIIATLGLAIFSLLNIASASFYTSMRFYKTEYFFVKRQFLFLLAGIVPLFMGLGINYRWYEKKQAIKLIVILTFILFGVVAIGTAFGIDSLVPIRNGSRRWIDFKIVKLQPSELLKIAYIILIAKGLNACKQRNYKNKDVIYTIFPFVLFFVLSVFFQRDLGTALHYIAISFIMIFFSDIELKHIFKFIAVIVVIGITYGSYAYFIGDDSSYRNRRIKAYVNGVIYDDYDNGDGYQIKQSLIAVGNGGLIGKGLGNGTQKYSYLPEIHTDFIMASVGEEWGFVGVSIMFLTYIIILQIGTTIAKSACDHFGKYLAIGITGYLFSQIIMNVYVVTGLMPVTGIPLPLMSYGGTSLWTTLFSIGVLYNINKHSLKGGSKGANQEERSSE
- a CDS encoding TetR/AcrR family transcriptional regulator, which codes for MQIKKKEVQNKIYQGAMEVFKENGYRGATMKEISKKSKVPIGNIYRYYENKEVLFDDIVFELYSTLKYNHIHEDLKKISSDLNQKPRVFLNNYINLATSKPMEFFILFDSSAGTKYENFLEELVEIRWEKYLAHKRKSGVKDENIDEDFIMILMKSAITSIIDICKKYSNNEKLLRYYLIKFDYFFRSDIGDKLKEVSFHTKN
- a CDS encoding MetQ/NlpA family ABC transporter substrate-binding protein produces the protein MINLKKSVFIPKISLFFLLSLTLFSAPLKIGVGSEFNAELVNFIMEQDETLDIELVRYENDKNLNRDLLNEKIDVNIFQTLDYLNSYNDLNNTSISSIGETYGELMGLYSKKHNSIKSMPIGAVVAVPCDPSNKKRALIFLEKMGLIKLDYGKKITIEGIFSNPFKIEIVGVESSTLPRFLEVADYVILTGGTAFSVGYTPQTDSLFLESFNKKYINVIVSRKKMIKNKKIIEFSELAKSKETKLFILEKYGNNISFF
- a CDS encoding anaerobic ribonucleoside triphosphate reductase; translation: MKVVKRDGKKVNFDANKIICAINKAAIASKEDVSTKFALEVVNKIVDLNKDLKVEEIQDLVEKELMKTYPDMAKNYILYRDMRNIERHKRTTIKKSFDGIVTVEKNDINNENANMAGNTPAGQMMTFASETTKDYTHKYLLNPEYSNAHMAGDIHIHDLDYYPTKTSTCVQYDLQKLFTNGFKSKHGKIREPKSVSTYATLATIIFQTNQNEQHGGQAIPAFDFFMAPGVLKSFRRHLRYRSLTFLDADYIEDKNNELKEIINNSITTISVSEDVKNILAEKLGMDMKTVDKLIKIAYADTKNETHQAMEGFIHNLNTMHSRGGNQVVFSSINYGTDFSAEGRMVIEELFKATEEGLGDSETPVFPIQIFKVKTGISFSEKDFELAVNNWAKAAKGELEFETPNFDLFIRACEVTSKRLFPNFVFLDTPFNFHEKWDINDPDRYLYEVATMGCRTRVFENVRGDKTSIGRGNVSFTSINMPRLAIKARKEAVEKLGENSSELETLAVELFHKNVKEMAYFVASQLKDRFEFQGSAVARQFPFMMENGIWDGGQNLNPNDDVRDTFASGTLGIGFIGGHNAMMALYGEGHGKNDKAYNALYKAVSDIKDIAAEKSKEHKLNFSALATPAEGLSGRFTKIDREKFGTFEGVNDRDYYINSFHVDVKEDISSMEKIKREAPFHELTRGGHITYIELDGEAKKNILAIMKIVRAMQQEGIGYGSINHPVDRCKSCGFKGIIECTCPVCGGKEISRTRRITGYLTGDLDGWNSYKQAEEQDRVKHN